The DNA window ACCCGGCCACCGCCGTGCATCTCTATCGCTACGACTTATCGCCTTCCTGCGGGGCCACCACCGAATGACGGCGCACCAGCGTCGGGCTGAACAGGTGGGTGATCTCCGGCGCCGGGCGCTGCTCCGCCAGGGCTAAGGCCAGCTCGGCCGCCTGGGTCGCCATCGTGACGATCGGGTAGCGGACGGTGGTCAGCCGCGGGCGAACATAGCGCGAAATCAGGACATCGTCGAAGCCGATCAGTGAAATTTCCCGCGGGACGTCGATGCCGTTGTCGTTCAGCACCCCCATCGCGCCGGCGGCCATCGAGTCGTTATAGCAGGCGACGGCGCTAAAGTGGCGGCCGCGGCCAAGCAGTTCGGTCATCGCCTGTTCGCCGCCGCTTTCATCCGGCTCGGCGAACGTGACCAGCCGGTCGTTGCACGGCAGGCCGCTCTCCTCCAGCGCCGCGTAGTACCCCTGCAGGCGATCTTCCGCATCAGAGATATCGTGGTTTGAGCACAGGTAGCCGATACGCGTGTGCCCCTGCTGGATCAGATGGCGGGTCGCCAGCCAGGCGCCGTAGCGATCGTCCAGCGCTACGCAGCGCGTTTCATATCCG is part of the Klebsiella quasipneumoniae subsp. quasipneumoniae genome and encodes:
- the galR gene encoding HTH-type transcriptional regulator GalR, translating into MATIKDVARLAGVSVATVSRVINNSPKASEASRQSVGAAMETLNYHPNANARALAQQSTETVGLVVGDVSDPFFGAMVKAVEQVAYRTGNFLLIGNGYHNVQKERQAIEQLIRHRCAALVVHAKMIPDEELAGLMKQIPGMVLINRILPGYETRCVALDDRYGAWLATRHLIQQGHTRIGYLCSNHDISDAEDRLQGYYAALEESGLPCNDRLVTFAEPDESGGEQAMTELLGRGRHFSAVACYNDSMAAGAMGVLNDNGIDVPREISLIGFDDVLISRYVRPRLTTVRYPIVTMATQAAELALALAEQRPAPEITHLFSPTLVRRHSVVAPQEGDKS